A single region of the Streptomyces sp. NBC_00236 genome encodes:
- a CDS encoding asparagine synthase-related protein: protein MRWLVGWSSIAASFGTAGAVGGSDEGRTMHPVGSQLLWGDPDPLWAVGDWRPDEIRTVRVDTAEGTPTARLAVLGCCGATDEQLRVGLLAARGGALRHLTAWTGSYTAVVQIGRRITVAGDLAGARPVFYTPWAGGTAYATAALPLADLIEAQLDIGHLAALLACPETPEALRDGTPYEGVKRIPPGHALILREGSREITGYEAVASLAVAAPELDPVSAVDGVRDALVEAVRARLLAPRHAPETLPPDPGPVPGMGPAERRAARGAPVPGIGSDLSGGSASATLALLAAGLPGLPGTILGHGTGAGERLLAVTFNDLTTRAHEDELERARVIATNPRLHHVVVAAGEEALPYADLDLESGPLTDEPAPSLVLVERNRRRLSAGSADHFVGDGARQVLDAHPARLADLLIDRRRRHLVRPVAALAKAEGPSAHSLFVPLTVYRAARRLARTSYRTGLEAAAGRLPDANRLTPDLDTPADASLAALTWSRPGPAARWLTGEALAEVSVRLQEAAIRPTSVQRPGEARARAALARHAAGHRILEQAAEVRSQRLHAPFLDNQVVRAARALPESLRVQPGARAAILRRVLAGAGIHELPPGWGTPSQATPTAVTRTGLRASLPELIALFDAPLLADAGLVEARVVRKALRAASEGEPLPLDGLADLASTELWLRRLISRRGTCWTGTAAPRQRAVAGGVAPARRSLQG, encoded by the coding sequence ATGCGTTGGTTGGTGGGTTGGAGCAGTATCGCCGCGAGCTTCGGCACGGCCGGAGCGGTCGGCGGCAGTGACGAGGGGCGCACGATGCACCCCGTGGGCTCCCAACTCCTGTGGGGGGACCCGGATCCGCTCTGGGCGGTGGGTGACTGGCGGCCCGACGAGATCCGCACCGTCCGGGTGGACACCGCCGAAGGCACCCCCACCGCACGGCTCGCGGTCCTCGGCTGCTGCGGTGCCACGGACGAGCAACTGCGCGTCGGCCTGCTCGCCGCACGCGGCGGAGCGCTGCGCCACCTCACCGCCTGGACCGGCAGCTACACGGCAGTCGTCCAGATAGGCCGCCGGATCACCGTGGCCGGAGACCTCGCCGGAGCCCGCCCGGTCTTCTACACGCCCTGGGCCGGCGGCACCGCCTACGCCACCGCCGCGCTCCCCCTCGCCGACCTCATCGAGGCCCAGCTGGACATCGGCCACCTCGCCGCCCTGCTCGCCTGCCCCGAAACCCCGGAGGCGCTGCGCGACGGCACTCCGTACGAGGGGGTGAAGCGCATCCCGCCCGGGCACGCGCTCATCCTCCGCGAGGGCTCGCGGGAGATCACGGGGTACGAGGCGGTGGCCTCCCTCGCCGTGGCCGCCCCCGAACTCGACCCGGTGAGCGCCGTCGACGGGGTGCGCGACGCCCTCGTCGAAGCGGTGCGCGCCCGGCTCCTGGCCCCGCGCCACGCCCCGGAAACCCTGCCGCCCGACCCCGGCCCCGTCCCCGGGATGGGCCCCGCCGAACGCCGCGCGGCCCGGGGCGCGCCCGTCCCCGGAATCGGCTCCGACCTCTCCGGGGGCAGCGCGTCGGCGACGCTCGCCCTGCTCGCCGCCGGGCTGCCCGGCCTGCCCGGGACGATCCTCGGCCACGGCACGGGCGCGGGGGAGCGGCTGCTCGCCGTCACCTTCAACGACCTGACGACCCGCGCCCATGAGGACGAGCTCGAACGCGCCCGGGTCATCGCCACCAACCCGAGGCTGCACCACGTCGTGGTCGCGGCAGGCGAAGAGGCGCTGCCCTACGCCGACCTGGACCTGGAGAGCGGCCCGCTCACCGACGAACCCGCCCCCTCCCTCGTCCTCGTCGAACGCAACCGCCGCCGCCTCTCCGCGGGCAGCGCGGACCACTTCGTGGGCGACGGTGCCCGCCAGGTGCTCGACGCCCATCCCGCCCGCCTCGCCGACCTGCTGATCGATCGCAGACGGCGCCATCTGGTGCGCCCCGTCGCCGCGCTCGCCAAGGCCGAAGGTCCGTCCGCGCACTCCCTGTTCGTGCCGTTGACCGTCTACCGGGCGGCGCGCCGACTGGCCCGCACGTCCTACCGCACCGGTCTCGAAGCCGCGGCCGGCCGCCTGCCCGACGCCAACCGCCTCACGCCCGACCTGGACACACCCGCCGACGCCTCGCTCGCCGCACTGACCTGGTCCCGCCCGGGCCCTGCCGCCCGGTGGCTCACCGGAGAGGCACTGGCCGAAGTATCGGTTCGCCTCCAGGAAGCCGCGATCCGCCCCACCTCCGTCCAGCGCCCGGGCGAGGCCCGGGCCCGAGCCGCGCTCGCCCGGCACGCCGCCGGTCACCGCATCCTGGAACAGGCCGCCGAGGTCCGCAGCCAGCGGCTGCACGCCCCCTTCCTCGACAACCAGGTCGTACGCGCAGCCCGCGCACTCCCCGAATCCCTCCGGGTCCAGCCCGGCGCCCGCGCGGCGATCCTGCGGCGGGTCCTGGCGGGTGCGGGCATCCACGAGCTGCCGCCCGGCTGGGGCACCCCGTCCCAGGCCACCCCGACCGCCGTCACCCGGACCGGCCTGCGCGCCTCGCTGCCCGAGCTGATCGCCCTGTTCGACGCCCCGCTGCTCGCCGACGCGGGCCTGGTCGAGGCCCGCGTCGTCCGCAAGGCCCTGCGCGCCGCCTCCGAGGGGGAGCCCCTGCCCCTGGACGGCCTGGCCGACCTCGCCTCCACGGAACTGTGGCTGCGCCGCCTCATCTCGCGGCGCGGTACCTGCTGGACGGGGACGGCGGCGCCGCGGCAGCGCGCGGTCGCCGGCGGGGTGGCCCCGGCCCGGCGGTCGTTGCAGGGGTAG
- a CDS encoding AfsR/SARP family transcriptional regulator: MRYLILGVTEARDERGAALPLGGARLRALLAALALRPGRAVPVTELVADVWADEPPADATAALQALVGRLRRVLGKDTLTSGPGGYRLAARPDDVDLYVFERLARQGGAELEAGAPADAARTLRTALALWRGPALADLPDGDHGHALRPEAHRLAALERRIEADLRCAASGMPAASEAPAVPEAATASGTPPDAAPASATTVPSALVAELTELTAAHPYDERFRAQLIRALRTDGRQADALAAYEDARRTLVDGLGTDPGPELATLHRELLAPAPANPVATGTFHVKPARGNLRPRLTSFVGREPELRAIRDDLARSRLVTLTGPGGSGKTRLAEESAAREDQAVAEPRDVWLAELAPVEDAAAVPGAVLSALGLRETALLRDGSHDGPFPRADPVDLLVDRLGSRARPALLILDNCEHVIGAAATLAETLLTRCPQLRVLATSREPLGVPGESVRPVDPLPAVSAHRLFTERARAVRPGFDPEHESAHDPDAVDEICRRLDGLPLAIELAAARLRLLGPRQIADRLDDRFRLLTGGSRTVLPRQQTLRAVVDWSWDLLDEDERTALRQVSVFAGGWDLTAAEAVIRTPSPSGTGRQACTDTADLIGALVDKSLVVAAPAADGTMRYRLLETIHEYAVERCAETPDIRTAAGRAHTAYFTALVEEAEPRLRSGDQLPWIQRLETDLDNIRAALHRTTAAGLPCEQDATRLVLGMGWFWWLRNYHPEGLSWTERVLALGPDPADDTDPRYWDRMNLHILWFFYAAERGHIGMDQNDAELHAFMERVAGAFSSSGTRGARFPGLLWPMTSFLTGTADDVRRKIDAAVDNARIHGGAWEYGITLMFRTHMIVDMPGGMPGIDDDLAELRALSRRIGDRWMRAQVASAAAEAGMMRGRYDEARTAYEEALLLAREVGAHAEAPFLLARLAELSYRTGDLAAAVEGLDQAEAEAESHQVHDAAAYIHYIRAVMAFHRGDAAAARQLLDAAQAESGRGGPPSHFTVALEGLSARILVCEPEPAGGPVAGLRGLLAALIAAREARCPEIVTGYVADGVATVLPRVGRYAAAARVLAAADSWRMSGPRAATEQTDVDAAERLARQELGELRYEKERVAGLGLTLDDVIDLLESITAELP; the protein is encoded by the coding sequence GTGCGGTATCTGATCCTGGGCGTCACGGAGGCGCGAGACGAGCGCGGCGCTGCGCTGCCCCTCGGCGGTGCGCGGCTGCGCGCCCTGCTCGCCGCGCTCGCCCTGCGGCCGGGCCGCGCCGTACCCGTCACCGAGCTCGTCGCGGACGTCTGGGCGGACGAGCCCCCCGCAGACGCCACCGCCGCGCTCCAGGCCCTCGTCGGGCGGCTGCGGAGGGTGCTGGGCAAGGACACGCTGACCAGCGGCCCCGGCGGCTACCGTCTCGCCGCCCGGCCGGACGACGTCGACCTGTACGTCTTCGAGCGGCTCGCCCGGCAGGGCGGGGCGGAACTGGAGGCCGGCGCCCCGGCGGATGCCGCCCGCACCCTGCGTACCGCACTCGCCCTCTGGCGCGGCCCCGCACTCGCCGACCTGCCCGACGGGGACCACGGCCACGCACTTCGCCCCGAGGCCCATCGGCTGGCCGCACTGGAGCGCCGGATCGAGGCCGACCTGCGCTGCGCGGCGTCGGGGATGCCCGCGGCGTCAGAGGCACCCGCGGTGCCTGAGGCAGCCACGGCGTCCGGGACCCCGCCCGACGCCGCCCCTGCCTCCGCCACCACCGTCCCCTCCGCCCTCGTCGCCGAGCTGACGGAGCTGACCGCCGCTCACCCGTACGACGAACGCTTCCGGGCCCAGCTCATCCGCGCCCTTCGCACCGACGGCCGACAGGCCGACGCGCTCGCAGCGTACGAGGATGCGCGCCGCACCCTCGTCGACGGTCTCGGCACCGACCCCGGGCCCGAACTCGCCACTCTCCACCGCGAACTGCTCGCCCCCGCACCGGCCAACCCCGTCGCGACCGGCACGTTTCACGTGAAACCGGCCCGGGGCAACCTGCGACCCCGGCTCACCTCCTTCGTGGGGCGCGAGCCGGAACTGCGCGCCATCCGGGACGACCTCGCCCGGTCCCGGCTGGTCACCCTGACGGGTCCCGGCGGCTCGGGGAAGACACGCCTCGCGGAGGAGTCCGCGGCACGCGAGGACCAGGCGGTCGCCGAGCCCCGAGATGTCTGGCTCGCCGAACTCGCCCCTGTGGAGGATGCCGCCGCCGTCCCGGGAGCCGTGCTGTCCGCGCTCGGGCTGCGCGAGACGGCGCTGCTGCGGGACGGCAGCCACGACGGCCCCTTCCCGCGCGCCGACCCGGTCGACCTGCTCGTCGACCGCCTCGGTTCGCGCGCCCGGCCGGCCCTCCTCATCCTCGACAACTGTGAGCACGTCATCGGCGCGGCCGCCACGCTGGCCGAGACCCTGCTGACCCGTTGTCCGCAGCTGCGCGTCCTCGCCACCAGTCGCGAACCGCTCGGCGTGCCCGGCGAGTCCGTACGACCGGTCGACCCGCTGCCCGCCGTCTCCGCCCACCGCCTGTTCACCGAACGCGCCAGGGCCGTACGCCCCGGATTCGACCCCGAGCACGAATCGGCACACGATCCGGACGCCGTCGACGAGATCTGCCGTCGGCTGGACGGTCTGCCGCTGGCCATCGAACTCGCTGCCGCCCGGCTGCGGCTGCTCGGTCCACGCCAGATCGCTGACCGGCTCGACGACCGCTTCCGCCTGCTGACGGGCGGCAGCCGGACCGTACTGCCCCGCCAGCAGACCCTGCGGGCGGTCGTCGACTGGTCCTGGGACCTCCTCGACGAGGACGAGCGCACCGCCCTGCGCCAGGTCTCCGTCTTCGCGGGCGGCTGGGACCTGACCGCCGCGGAAGCCGTCATCCGTACTCCCTCTCCCTCCGGGACCGGCCGGCAGGCCTGCACCGACACCGCCGACCTGATCGGCGCCCTGGTGGACAAGTCGCTGGTCGTCGCCGCCCCGGCGGCCGACGGCACGATGCGCTACCGCCTCCTGGAGACCATTCACGAGTACGCCGTCGAGCGCTGCGCCGAGACCCCGGACATACGGACGGCCGCCGGCCGGGCGCACACCGCGTACTTCACCGCGCTCGTGGAGGAGGCCGAGCCGCGTCTGCGCTCCGGCGACCAGCTCCCCTGGATCCAGCGCCTGGAGACGGACCTCGACAACATCCGCGCCGCCCTGCACCGCACCACGGCCGCCGGCCTTCCCTGCGAACAGGACGCGACACGACTCGTGCTGGGCATGGGCTGGTTCTGGTGGCTGCGCAACTACCACCCCGAGGGCCTTTCCTGGACCGAGCGGGTCCTGGCGCTCGGCCCGGACCCCGCGGACGACACGGACCCGCGGTACTGGGACCGGATGAACCTACACATCCTCTGGTTCTTCTACGCGGCGGAGCGCGGGCACATCGGAATGGACCAGAACGACGCCGAGCTCCACGCGTTCATGGAACGAGTGGCCGGCGCGTTCTCCTCCTCCGGGACGCGGGGTGCCCGGTTCCCCGGCCTGCTCTGGCCGATGACCTCGTTCCTCACCGGGACGGCGGACGACGTACGGAGGAAGATCGACGCAGCCGTCGACAACGCCCGTATCCACGGCGGCGCGTGGGAGTACGGCATCACCCTGATGTTCCGTACCCACATGATCGTCGACATGCCGGGCGGCATGCCCGGCATCGACGACGACCTCGCCGAACTGCGCGCGCTGAGCCGCCGCATCGGTGACCGGTGGATGCGCGCCCAGGTCGCCAGCGCCGCGGCCGAGGCAGGCATGATGCGCGGGCGCTACGACGAGGCGCGTACGGCCTACGAGGAGGCGCTCCTGCTTGCCCGCGAGGTCGGCGCTCACGCCGAGGCCCCGTTCCTGCTGGCCCGGCTCGCCGAACTCTCCTACCGCACCGGCGACCTGGCAGCCGCCGTCGAGGGGCTGGACCAGGCGGAGGCCGAGGCGGAGAGCCATCAGGTGCACGACGCCGCCGCGTACATCCATTACATCCGGGCCGTCATGGCGTTCCACCGCGGCGATGCGGCGGCAGCCCGGCAACTGCTGGACGCGGCCCAGGCCGAGTCCGGGCGCGGTGGCCCGCCGTCACACTTCACCGTGGCGCTGGAGGGCCTGTCGGCCCGGATCCTGGTGTGTGAACCCGAGCCCGCGGGCGGTCCCGTCGCCGGACTGCGGGGGCTGCTGGCGGCACTGATCGCGGCGAGAGAGGCGCGCTGCCCCGAGATCGTCACCGGATACGTGGCGGACGGCGTGGCAACCGTGCTGCCCCGGGTGGGCCGTTACGCGGCCGCCGCACGCGTCCTGGCCGCCGCCGACAGCTGGCGGATGTCTGGCCCCAGGGCCGCGACGGAGCAGACCGATGTGGACGCGGCCGAGCGGCTGGCCCGCCAGGAACTGGGGGAGCTGCGGTACGAGAAGGAACGCGTCGCAGGCCTCGGGCTGACCCTCGACGATGTCATCGACCTGCTGGAGAGCATCACCGCGGAACTTCCGTGA